The Naumovozyma dairenensis CBS 421 chromosome 1, complete genome genome includes a region encoding these proteins:
- the KAP95 gene encoding karyopherin beta (similar to Saccharomyces cerevisiae KAP95 (YLR347C); ancestral locus Anc_4.180), whose translation MSASEFAQVLEDSILNRDQNVRIQSETQLKKLSNENFLQFAGLLSEVLIEPTAKLEARILAALTLKNELVSKDSMKNQQYAQRWVSLDPEAKNQIKLNALTALVSSEDRVANSTAQLIAAIADIELPRGEWNDLMKIVVDNTEPSQSENVKRASLLTLGYICESADPQSEALVAASNNILIAIVQGAQSSEQSRLVRLAALNALADSLVFIKNNMDREGERNYLMQVVCEATQANDTEIQAAAFGCLCKIMSLYYMYMKPYMEQAIYALTIATMASPNDKVASMTVEFWSTICEEEIDIAYEMSQFPQSGQQSYNFALNSLKDVIPNLLTLLTRQNEDPEDDDWNVSMSAGACLQLFAQNCGNHILEPVLSFVEKNITNDNWRNREAAVMAFGSIMDGPSKEQLSIYVEQALPAVLTLMNDSSLQVKETAAWCIGRAASLVADAVASDTLLPGVVHVALQGLSDNAKVATNCAWIIISLVEELALAEPSPIYNFYPILVQGLIKAAGRSDNEHNARASAFAALTTLVEYANDNVSETLASISTFVMDKLGQTMQVDDTQLNIEDLQSLQELQSNILTVLAAAIRKNTGNVGSVADMLMSLFMRLLDKKDSAYIEDDVFFAVSALATTLGKNFEPYLEAFSPYLVKVLDQPESPIAVTAVGFISDISNSLEDDFKKYAQVFMSVLGNLVSRSDARKELKPTIISVFGDIAANIGSDFITYLNDVMGLCVAAQNMKPENGTLEALDYQVTVLESVLDAYVGIVAGLSSSPEALFTYVGTIFQFLSIVADDPQLFGSDSTSRAATGLIGDISAIYPDGSIQQFYAQDWVTEFIKRTRSNPNFSQSTKNNARWAREQQKRQLSFRA comes from the coding sequence ATGTCTGCATCCGAATTTGCTCAAGTATTGGAAGACTCAATTCTTAATAGAGATCAAAATGTCCGTATCCAAAGTGAAACACAATTAAAAAAGCtatcaaatgaaaatttccTACAATTCGCTGGTCTCTTATCAGAAGTATTAATCGAACCTACGGCTAAATTAGAAGCTCGTATCCTTGCTGCGttaactttgaaaaatgaactGGTATCCAAAgattcaatgaaaaatcaacaataCGCTCAACGTTGGGTATCATTAGATCCAGAAGccaaaaatcaaattaaattaaatgcTTTAACGGCATTAGTATCATCAGAAGATCGTGTGGCAAACTCAACAGCTCAATTAATTGCTGCCATTGCAGATATTGAATTGCCTCGTGGTGAATGGaatgatttaatgaaaattgtCGTCGATAATACAGAACCAAGTCAATCAGAAAATGTTAAAAGAGCATCTTTATTAACTTTAGGATATATTTGTGAAAGCGCTGATCCACAAAGTGAAGCATTAGTTGCagcttcaaataatatccTCATTGCCATTGTTCAAGGTGCCCAATCTTCTGAACAATCAAGGCTAGTTAGATTGGCTGCTTTGAATGCCTTAGCTGATTCTTTAGTgtttatcaaaaataatatggaTCGTGAAGGTGAGAGAAACTATTTAATGCAAGTGGTTTGTGAAGCTACACAAGCTAATGATACCGAAATTCAAGCAGCCGCATTTGGTTGTCTTTGTAAAATTATGTCATTGTATTATATGTACATGAAACCATATATGGAACAAGCCATCTACGCCTTAACTATTGCTACAATGGCTTCACCAAACGATAAAGTTGCTTCTATGACAGTGGAATTTTGGTCTACGATTTGTGAAGAAGAGATAGATATTGCTTATGAAATGAGTCAATTTCCACAATCTGGCCAACAAAGTTATAATTTCGCtttaaattctttgaaagatgttattccaaatttattaactttattAACAAGACAAAATGAAGATcctgaagatgatgacTGGAATGTGTCTATGTCTGCAGGTGCATGCTTACAATTGTTTGCACAAAATTGTGGTAATCATATCTTGGAACCTGTCTTAAGTtttgttgaaaaaaatattaccaaTGATAACTGGCGAAATCGTGAAGCTGCTGTAATGGCATTTGGTTCTATCATGGATGGTCCATCAAAGGAACAATTGTCAATTTACGTGGAACAAGCTTTACCAGCGGTACTGACCTTAATGAATGATTCATCTTTACAAGTTAAGGAAACTGCTGCTTGGTGTATTGGTAGAGCAGCCTCTTTAGTTGCAGATGCAGTTGCCTCCGACACTCTACTACCAGGTGTGGTTCACGTTGCTTTGCAAGGTTTATCTGATAATGCCAAAGTTGCGACTAACTGTGCATGGATTATAATCAGTTTAGTGGAAGAATTAGCATTGGCAGAACCATCACCTATCTATAATTTCTATCCTATTTTAGTTCAAGGTCTAATCAAAGCCGCAGGGAGATCTGATAATGAACATAATGCACGTGCGTCTGCATTCGCTGCATTAACAACTCTAGTGGAGTATGCTAACGATAACGTATCTGAAACATTAGCTTCAATTTCAACTTTCGTCATGGATAAGTTAGGACAAACTATGCAAGTGGACGATACTCAGTTAAATATCGAAGATTTACAAAGTTTACAAGAATTACaatcaaatatattaacTGTCTTAGCTGCTGCAATTAGGAAAAACACAGGAAATGTCGGATCTGTAGCAGATATGTTAATGAGTTTATTCATGAGATTATTAGATAAGAAAGATTCAGCttatattgaagatgatgtttTCTTTGCAGTCTCAGCACTGGCTACTACCTTAGGTAAGAATTTCGAGCCATATTTAGAAGCATTCTCTCCTTATTTAGTTAAAGTCTTGGACCAACCTGAATCTCCTATTGCAGTTACAGCAGTTGGATTTATTTCCGAcatttctaattcattagaagatgatttcAAAAAGTACGCACAAGTCTTCATGTCTGTTCTCGGTAACTTAGTTTCTAGATCCGACGCAAGAAAGGAATTGAAACCAACCATTATAAGTGTCTTTGGTGATATTGCTGCAAATATCGGTTCTGATTTTATTACCTATCTAAATGATGTAATGGGATTATGTGTCGCTGCTCAAAATATGAAACCTGAAAATGGAACATTAGAAGCCCTCGACTATCAAGTTACCGTTCTAGAATCAGTGTTGGATGCATACGTAGGTATCGTCGCTGGTCTAAGTTCAAGTCCAGAAGCTCTTTTCACTTATGTTGGTacaattttccaattcctTTCTATTGTTGCTGATGATCCTCAATTATTTGGATCTGATTCAACTTCAAGAGCGGCCACTGGTTTAATTGGTGACATTTCTGCTATATACCCTGACGGATcaattcaacaattttatGCCCAAGATTGGGTCActgaatttattaaaagaacaagaagtaATCCAAATTTCAGTCAATCTACAAAGAACAACGCAAGATGGGCAAGAGAACAGCAAAAGAGACAATTGTCTTTCAGAGCCTGA
- the DIC1 gene encoding Dic1p (similar to Saccharomyces cerevisiae DIC1 (YLR348C); ancestral locus Anc_1.123) produces the protein MSTTKPIKYPWWYGGAGGVFATLMTHPLDLAKVRLQAAPMPKPTLRKMLTTILKNENVMGLYSGLSAAILRQCTYTTVRFGAYDLMKENIVPVNQLNNMLYLLPCSMISGAVGGLAGNFADVVNIRMQNDSALDNHLRRNYKNAIDGVYKIYKNEGGFKTLLTGWKPNMVRGVLMTASQVVTYDVFKNYLTTKLGFDPKKNSTHLSASLLAGLVATTICSPADVIKTRIMNGHGTSNESAIKILTTAIRKEGPGFMFRGWLPSFTRLGPFTMLIFFAIEQLKKHRIGMPREEINKPL, from the coding sequence ATGTCTACAACGAAACCAATCAAATACCCATGGTGGTACGGTGGTGCAGGTGGTGTCTTTGCCACCTTAATGACCCATCCATTAGATCTAGCAAAAGTCAGACTTCAAGCAGCTCCCATGCCCAAACCGACACTACGTAAAATGTTAACCACAATtcttaaaaatgaaaacgtCATGGGATTATATTCTGGTCTTAGTGCCGCCATATTACGACAATGTACTTATACTACTGTTAGATTTGGTGCTTATGATCTTATGAAGGAAAATATCGTGCCCGtgaatcaattaaataatatgttATATCTGTTGCCTTGTTCAATGATTAGTGGTGCCGTTGGTGGACTTGCTGGGAATTTCGCTGATGTGGTCAATATTAGAATGCAAAATGATTCCGCTTTGGATAATCATCTAAGGAGAAATTATAAGAATGCCATTGATGGTGTTTATAAGATTTATAAGAATGAAGGTGGGTTTAAGACATTGTTGACTGGTTGGAAACCAAATATGGTTAGAGGTGTACTAATGACTGCAAGTCAAGTGGTCACTTATGATGTGTTTAAGAATTATTTGACTACTAAATTGGGGTTCGATCCGAAGAAGAATTCAACTCATTTATCAGCTTCTTTGTTAGCTGGGTTAGTTGCGACAACTATTTGTTCTCCAGCTGATGTTATTAAGACTAGAATTATGAATGGGCATGGTACTTCAAATGAGTCTGCTATTAAGATTTTGACTACAGCTATACGTAAAGAAGGTCCAGGTTTCATGTTTAGAGGTTGGTTACCAAGTTTTACAAGATTGGGTCCTTTCACTATGTTGATTTTCTTTGCTATTGAACAATTAAAGAAACATAGAATTGGTATGCCAAGGgaagaaatcaataaaccattatga
- the LUG1 gene encoding Lug1p (similar to Saccharomyces cerevisiae YLR352W; ancestral locus Anc_4.185), protein MTTVSPVDCTPSSIMSRPALSTGEPSSLTKLPSNIPPEIVYQILTYQFNDFMNNDHPGTSEKFHENIRNFLRSNLTVNKTFYHICKILIYKYCNFTTAKRFHHLLKTIEVHKEIRNIIQVADFEELTSIGLGRSSEMNKTIKNLTNETLLKFLLLTKSNLREFLACEQIQDDLDDKIIHFLLKPGKNLSVLDFCGCSGPSFTTSFIEALERLYPKRRQALTSEDEEQIEIEMRNHQPLEYNYQITCLGLNDCTDLPSFVLGRVLKMLPELQKLDLSHTSIDGDTLLNGIPHYKNLTHLSLASCLQLTPRSILEFFSSHPCITDENNSATLEWLNLHGVSNHSSTWNDVHTMFLLKKLCQHGHNKTLQYLNIGGLPLHQTNFVTTYKKVNNNYYYHCTDTLQFIKLNFPNLKSLSIKGNNIPISKLVEFLSPIQYEDPDNFNFESMNSNNNYLNFPKKKLKEQHLKFLNISNNNQINKWTIQDPAIFTCSSSIVAFEISFEAWQQIEKANPNHELITMKYNNDPNKKNTIIQDASNAELLKWQCYIDSSYGRRYWIYKTDPYLNCPDLHIRSGITNYDSEGHKIIEIIKQPDFLKFAQSKIMLGCGIVSQSNIRRELSYRDFKPPISQFFTRNGGISFGETPRPIITPRLPPGGWRIINDEHNDEFNNRRIDDRHPTRPPASSFNSSSTLHTINERPPLPTEDYIINDEIANENDSAMEDDGDDDAELRNALYWDRSLQDLQALSLRTAQYQENDEEYLNNPELQRRRSQLSLLRQHSSSKIWSTTNNNNINNNNNTQIVNNFLNHRPPISASSSTMSLLPLEAKQKIKLKNEYYYAHPDDFVYDKNDPMTSERYRMHFKLVNEYKVFGTIERGMYRYYSLKT, encoded by the coding sequence ATGACGACGGTTAGTCCAGTAGATTGTACACCTTCATCCATAATGAGCAGGCCTGCATTATCAACGGGAGAACCATCATCCCTAACGAAACTGCCATCAAATATCCCTCCAGAAATAGTATACCAAATACTAACGTAtcaatttaatgattttatgAATAATGACCATCCAGGAACGTCAGAAAAATTCCatgaaaatataagaaACTTCCTACGGAGTAATTTAACTGTGAATAAAACATTCTATCatatttgtaaaattttAATCTACAAATATTGCAATTTTACCACTGCTAAAAGATTCCATcatcttttgaaaactATCGAGGTAcataaagaaattagaaatattattcaagttgcagattttgaagaattaacATCCATCGGATTAGGTAGATCAAgtgaaatgaataaaactattaaaaatttaactAATGAAAcacttttgaaattcttattattaacaaaatcaaatttaagAGAGTTTTTAGCATGTGAACAAATTCAAGATGATTTAGATGATAAAATCATACATTTCTTACTGAAACCGGGGAAAAATCTAAGTGTCTTAGATTTCTGTGGTTGTTCTGGACCATCTTTTACAACCAGTTTTATTGAAGCATTAGAGAGGTTATATCCCAAGAGAAGACAAGCTCTTACttctgaagatgaagaacaaATCGAAATAGAAATGAGAAATCATCAACCACTCGAGTATAATTATCAAATCACATGTCTTGGATTGAATGATTGTACTGATTTGCCATCGTTTGTCTTGGGAAGAGTCCTCAAAATGTTGCCTGAATTACAAAAGTTAGATCTTTCTCATACCTCCATTGATGGAGATACTTTACTTAATGGGATTCCACATTATAAGAACCTTACTCATCTCTCATTAGCCTCCTGTTTACAATTAACACCAAGATCTATCCTGGAATTCTTCAGTTCACATCCATGCATTAcagatgaaaataattcagCAACTTTAGAATGGCTCAATTTGCATGGCGTTTCAAATCATTCTTCTACTTGGAATGATGTTCATACAATGttcttattgaaaaaattatgtCAACATGGTCATAATAAGACGTtacaatatttaaatattggCGGATTACCGTTACATCAAACGAATTTCGTTACCACATACAAGAAAGTTAACAATAATTACTACTATCATTGTACTGATACTTTacaatttattaaattaaatttccctaatttgaaaagtttgAGTATAAAGGGGAACAACATTCCAATTTCGAAATTGGTTGAGTTCTTATCTCCTATCCAGTATGAAGACCCCGacaattttaattttgaatcaatgaactccaataataattactTGAACTTCCctaaaaagaaactaaaGGAACAACATTTGAAATTCcttaatatttcaaataataatcaaattaataaatggaCCATTCAAGACCCAGCAATATTCACATGCTCGTCATCGATAGTTgcatttgaaatttcattCGAAGCATGGCAACAGATTGAAAAAGCAAATCCAAACCATGAATTAATTAcaatgaaatataataatgatccaaataagaaaaatacaatCATTCAAGATGCTTCCAATGCTGAGTTATTAAAATGGCAATGTTATATCGATTCATCATATGGTAGAAGATATTGGATTTATAAAACCGATCCATATTTAAATTGTCCTGATTTGCATATCAGATCAGGTATAACAAATTATGATTCTGAAGGTCATAAAATAATTGAGATTATAAAACAACCtgatttcttgaaatttgCACAAAGCAAAATAATGTTAGGTTGTGGAATTGTATCACAAAGTAATATTAGGAGGGAATTAAGCTATAGAGATTTCAAACCACCAATTTCTCAATTTTTCACCAGGAACGGTGGGATTAGTTTTGGCGAGACCCCGAGACCAATTATAACACCTAGATTACCCCCAGGAGGTTGGAGAATTATAAATGATGAACATAATGATGAGTTTAATAACCGTAGAATAGATGATCGTCATCCCACTAGACCACCTGcatcatcattcaataGTAGCTCTACTTTACATACAATCAACGAACGTCCGCCCTTGCCAACTGaagattatattataaatgATGAGATTgcaaatgaaaatgatagCGCAATGGAAGATGACggagatgatgatgctgaaCTAAGGAATGCATTGTACTGGGATCGTTCATTGCAAGATTTACAAGCATTATCATTGCGAACTGCACAATATCAAGAAAACGATGAAGAATATCTGAATAATCCTGAAttacaaagaagaagatcaCAATTAAGTTTATTGAGGCAACACTCAAGCTCGAAGATTTGGTCCACCAcgaacaacaacaacatcaataacaataataatacccAAATTGTTAATAACTTTTTGAATCATCGTCCACCAATTTCTgcatcatcttcaacaaTGAGCCTCTTACCGTTAGAGGCGAAACAGAAAATTAAGTTAAAGAACGAGTATTATTACGCGCATCCTGATGATTTTGTTTACGATAAGAATGATCCGATGACCTCGGAGAGGTATAGAATGCATTTTAAGTTGGTCAACGAGTACAAAGTTTTTGGAACCATTGAAAGAGGGATGTATAGATATTATAGTTTAAAAACgtag
- the BUD8 gene encoding Bud8p (similar to Saccharomyces cerevisiae BUD9 (YGR041W) and BUD8 (YLR353W); ancestral locus Anc_4.186): MSNSNDSSSCSSTYSSPIISLNAQHHKDKFRRSLFTEDNPINQVQENDNIKEREHNNSNNNIQEANRYTVYLDDTRFETTDSLHHGSIDVERSSSTTDSFVTVSSSQLDRSLINPNSNLQPRTASVVSIIRRNSNSQERGRILSNISYSNSMLSDTNQDKIPNNQRIGGDLQSPLRQGSIGTVSTAFLIDPENSHNIPSTAGTHRRPSSRITPSRLSSASFHSQPEQNLAPSPTNVSSFNKNSDNDHSYSTNYQFDDTVEPHIEEAVQLLRSEMKAKYTNIYSPGYNQDAKYDHDPNLYNNNNNNNNNDNDNIPTTIIPNSKQTNASIPFNDNILEDDQEDEFVPHQYKIPTKVSLRSLNEKTADNHSFQRSFSGNSRKTQGFNSSLLSNYITSPSKESTFQKMRDTSRTAHSSPLHEQNIPIEGPSHELEAEEPRVAKIPVLRDISGSKRWKLTPSMHLKENVQFQPLSDHPEEDIIQDFQAESELPARRNNEVQLPPTLISDQILVPPQINDEIYHLTPTISQISNAINTIHRYRKEIQVQSLMYDMFPTDLETNSIEIMQHIDNSSIQSFDSQNLKILEIYSIYRIILTILCCIVIPPFFFMIGIPNRFISEYRLLRMLMNSDHRLGLYRGFIWDVDVGWFRHLCLALGTIELICICASIAVGFGVGMTR, from the coding sequence ATGTCAAACTCGAATGATTCGTCTTCCTGTTCGTCGACATACTCCTCACCAATTATTTCTCTAAACGCTCAGCATCACAAGGATAAGTTTAGGAGATCACTTTTCACTGAAGATAATCCAATCAATCAGGTTCAAGAAAATGACAACATAAAAGAGAGAGaacataataatagtaataataacattcaGGAGGCCAATCGATATACAGTTTACCTAGATGATACAAGGTTTGAAACGACAGATTCATTACATCATGGCTCAATTGATGTTGAACGTTCCTCTAGCACTACTGACTCATTTGTAACGGTATCTTCATCACAATTGGATAGATCATTAATAAATCCAAACTCGAATCTTCAGCCGAGAACAGCATCTGTCGTATCAATCATACGACGAAATTCAAACTCACAAGAACGTGGTCGTATACTATCCAATATATCCTATTCGAATAGTATGTTATCTGACACTAATCAAGACAAAATTCCAAACAATCAACGAATAGGAGGAGATTTACAATCTCCTTTAAGACAAGGCAGTATTGGTACTGTTAGTACCGCATTCTTGATAGATCCAGAAAATTCGCATAATATACCATCAACAGCTGGTACGCATCGTAGACCCTCATCACGCATTACACCATCACGACTTAGTTCCGCTTCATTTCATTCGCAACCAGAACAAAATCTAGCTCCAAGTCCAACCAATGTTTCAAGCtttaataaaaattctGATAATGACCATTCATACTCCACTAATTACCAATTTGATGATACCGTTGAACCACATATCGAAGAGGCTGTTCAACTTCTTAGAAGTGAAATGAAAGCGAAATATACCAATATATACTCACCGGGTTATAATCAGGACGCCAAGTATGATCACGATCCCAATCtttacaacaataataacaataacaacaacaatgataatgataatattcctACAACCATAATACCAAATTctaaacaaacaaatgCATCGATCCCATTCAACGACAACatattagaagatgatcaagaagatgaattcGTTCCTCATCAATATAAAATACCTACGAAGGTTTCATTACGATCACTTAATGAGAAAACTGCTGATAACCACTCTTTCCAAAGATCATTTAGTGGTAACTCCAGGAAAACCCAAGGATTCAATTCGTCGCTATTAAGTAACTATATTACATCGCCTTCAAAGGAATCGACGTTTCAGAAAATGCGCGATACTTCAAGAACGGCTCATTCATCACCATTACACGAACAAAATATCCCTATTGAAGGCCCATCTCATGAATTAGAAGCCGAGGAACCTAGAGTAGCAAAAATTCCTGTGCTAAGAGATATCTCAGGTTCTAAAAGATGGAAATTAACTCCATCTATGCATTTAAAGGAAAACGTTCAATTCCAACCATTAAGTGACCAtccagaagaagatataatTCAAGATTTCCAAGCTGAAAGTGAATTACCAGCTAGAAGAAATAACGAAGTACAACTACCCCCTACCCTAATATCTGATCAAATCCTTGTTCCACCACAAATTAACGATGAAATATACCATCTAACTCCTACGATATCCCAGATTTCTAATGCGATTAACACGATCCATCGatatagaaaagaaatacagGTTCAATCTCTCATGTATGACATGTTTCCGACTGACTTAGAAACTAAtagtattgaaattatGCAGCACAttgataattcatcaattcaatcttttgattctcaaaatttgaaaatattggaGATATATTCCATATATAGGATCATCTTAACCATACTTTGTTGTATCGTAATACCACCGTTTTTCTTTATGATCGGAATCCCCAATAGATTCATTTCAGAATATAGATTATTAAGGATGTTAATGAATAGCGACCATAGACTTGGTTTGTATCGAGGGTTCATATGGGATGTTGATGTTGGATGGTTTCGACACTTATGTTTGGCACTGGGGACTATCGAACTTATATGCATATGCGCTTCTATAGCTGTCGGATTCGGTGTAGGAATGACGCGGTGA